The window TCCTCCCGTACCGCGATCCAGTAGAGATCATGGGTGTGGCTGGTGCACGGGGTGGGACCGTGGCAGGCATAGCCCATTACCCGGCCAGAAGCGTCTTCGGCCAGGACGAATCGGTATCCGCTGGCCTCGCCTTTTTGCAGATTTTCCCGCACCAATTCCTCGGCCACGTCGATTTCCTCGGCCGAAAAAAACCCGCTCGACGCGACGATGTCCCGCACGGCCTGGCAATCCGCTTCCCGAACCTGTTCGCGGAAGATGACGGGGGCGTTCATTGCAGCTCCCGGCGTGGCCGGCCGCTACGTCGCCACAGCG of the Deltaproteobacteria bacterium genome contains:
- a CDS encoding GNAT family N-acetyltransferase; the protein is MNAPVIFREQVREADCQAVRDIVASSGFFSAEEIDVAEELVRENLQKGEASGYRFVLAEDASGRVMGYACHGPTPCTSHTHDLYWIAVREESRGRGLGQALLQRVEKRLRAGGGGKLIAETSSRAQYAPTRAFYVRAGFTAEALIRDYYAPGEDIVYFTKQVA